Within the Oceanispirochaeta sp. genome, the region AACCAGTGAGGCCGGAGAGATGAAGATAGTTTCCGTGCTGAACAATTCTGAGATTGAAAATATCAAGGCCCTTTTACAGACTAAAACCTGATAATCCTTGACAGAGACAACCTGGCCCTTTATTTTTGTTTTGTTCCCCTCCACATAAGAGCGGGTATACCCTAGCCTAAGAGAGTGAAACATGTCCCGGAATATAAAAAAACTACTGAATAAATACCTGTCAATGTCAGCAGAGCATCCTGAAAAAGAGGAACTGACTCTCATCCTTCAAAAAAGGATTTTCTCCCCGGCCCTGCTGGCAGGTTCTGATTTCCTTTCCCTGGATCATCCTCTGAAAAAAGAGGCCATCATCCTATCTGATGCTTTTGAAGCTCTGACAAATGGTATGATCAATGATGAAATCCTCAAAGAATTATCCACGATTCCCCCTGTATCTCTGATGTATCAGTGGAAAATCCTTATCCAGGCTATTTCTGCCTACTATTCAGGCGATTTGGACAGCTGTCTGACACTTATTGGGACTATCCCCGAAGAAATGGCTCCCGCAGCCTTTAAGTCTCTCTTTCAATCCCTCTTAATAGAAGAGTCTCCCAGCTCTCCCTGGTACAGCCTGACAAGGTCTATTGTCGAGGATAATGATGAACTCCGGGATTCACTGGATCTCATCAGAGACTCCACGGAGAGCGAAGAGATTCTGTTGGATACGGCGGGAATGATTATCACTTATATCAACCGGGATGATCCTGGAACCGCCGAGAAAATAATGATCTGGTGCCTGGAGCACTTGCAGGAATCAGACATTCTTTCGGAAAAAGCAATTACAAAGGTCAAAAAGCTCTTTGGAGATCAGCAGGGCTACAGACTGGCTGCTCTCACATCCTTGAGCTTTGATCCGGATAGAAGCCTCATATACTGGATTCATTCCCTGATGGCCTATCTTGAACAGAGGAATACAGATATCAGCTTTGTGACGGCCTATTTGAATATTATCAAGGATGTAGCGGAATCAGTAAAACTTGAGTTTGAACTCACAGATGAGTATATAAGGCTGCTGGCCAGTCTCATCACAGAACTATCGGAAACCCTGTATCATGTCTATCCTCAAATTCAGGGAGAGATCACTCTGGATGAAGATCCCTTTCAGAGTATTTTTCAATTGGCAGGCATAAAAAAAGCCCCACGGACAGCCGGTCAGACAAGAGAGATTGTCCAACCACTGGTTCAGCTGGAGTTATTTGCGTTTTAAAAGGAAGAGAAGCAGTGAATACCATGGATTATTTTAACAGCACCCTGGATCCCTGGAAGGTTCTGGGAGTTAACCGTGATGCGGATGATGAAGAGATTGAAAAAGCCTGGAAGAAAATATCCGGAAGCCGGCATAAGGGTGATAAAATAGGCTTGGCCTATAAGATGATTGCCACAGAAGAATCTAGAGCCCAGTGGTTTCTTCTGTCTCCGGGAAGGCAGGAAAGTCTGGAGGGTATCCTTGAAGATTTACCTCTGCGTCCCAAGTATTCAGGTCCTGGAATCTGGTATAAAACACTGGAAAATGTCCTGAATCTGGAATCCTGAAATTGAGCGAACATGGAAATTTTACCAGGAGAAGGCCCTATGAAAAAAGAACTGCTGCTGACGCCCGAAGAGGAAGCTGAACTCCTTCAGCAGGGTGTGGATGTGATCTTATCCCTGTCCATACTGAATGATTACAATCAGGGTCTGGCTGGAAGAACCCCCCCGGAGATTCCAAAGGGGATTCCTGAAATTGACGGAAAAGCCATACTTGATTTGAAAAAGAGTGATTTTTTTCTGTTCAGTGATGATGAAATTTCGCACTTTAAACAATCCTATCCGGAAGCGGCATCTTACCTGAATCCGCTCAAAGGACAACTCTCCAGGGCAGATCTGATAAAAGCGGGCACAGCACTTCTGCCCCGCTTTGCCTATGGCTTTTTGAATGGCGGATCTGCTACCTCCTATGGTGATATAAAAAAAAATAGAGGATTCAGCCCGGATCTGTTTGATTTATATGAAGAAGAGTTTACTCGATTATCTGCTCATTCCAGAGGAAAACCCAAAGGCGTTACTCCTGGTTTTCTCCAGGCTGATGGTCTTGCCGGTCCGTCCTATATGGAATTGAAACTCCGCTCCCTTCTGGTACTGATAAAATCCTACAGAGATCTGACTGGAAAAGAAGGAGGAGATGGAATCCCCTTCTTTCAGATGACCAGTGTATCAAACGATGAGGAAGTCCAGGAAGCCCTTCACACATACAGGGAGAGTCCCTGGCTCAAAGACCTGGCAGCCTCTCTGAACATACCGCCCTTTGAAGCCTATACAGCCATGCAGCCCCTTATTACAGCCTACAGTCATAGTTCACAGGGAGAACCTAAACAGATATTCCGGAATAAAGAGTCGAAGTTTCCCTTTATCACCCTGCCGGGAGGACATGGTCAATGCTTTAGAGTTCTCAAAGAAACCTGGCAGAAGCTCTATGACAAGGGCACACGGTTTATCTCTCTGGGAAATATTGATAACCTGGGTTATACCCTGGATCCCCTCGAACTGGCTCTCCTCGCAATAAAAGACTCTCCAGCCGGATTTGATGAATCTTATAAAACAGCCGTGGATGTCAAAGGCGGGATTCTGGTTGTATTGAAAAATGACAGTTTAAGTTGTGTAGACCTTGGAGTCGGTATCAGTTTTGATGAGGCGGCAGTCCTTGAGTCGTCGGGAAAAAAAATTTTATTCAACTGTGGAACAGGTCTTTTTAATCTGACCTGGCTGCTGGAAAATATTGATAGAATCGTGTCAGATCTGCCCCTTCGTTTCAGTGATCAGAATAAGGATGCCGGTCTCTACTCCCAGGCAGAACAGGTAACATGGGAAGTCATTGGAATGATTAAGAATCCCTTGATTTTTGCTGTCGACAAGTATGAAAGATTTCTGGCAGCCAAGATTCTGCTGGAAAACATGATGACATCAGGTCTCAAACTGGATGATCCATCCTTTCCTCATGCTGACAAGGATCTATCCCTGACTGCCAGAAACCTTCACCGTGGATTGGAAACATTGTTGAGGACACAGTATGGTCTCACATTGAAAAATAATGTATGGGTTCCCGTTGAAAGTATTACTAATCAAGGAATAAAAGATGATTGAATGCCCCCTGGATTTTGAAAAGACAAAGGGACTTATCCCTGTGATAGTGCAGGATTTTGAAAGCAGAGAGATTTTAATGCAGGCTTATCTGAACCGGGAAGCCTGGGATGAATCCGTAGAGACCTCCCGGGGAGTCTACTACTCCCGAAGCCGGCAAAAGCTCTGGCGGAAAGGTGAAACTTCAGGCCATTATCAGAATTTAAAAGAGGTCCGTGTCGACTGCGATAATGATTCTGTCTTATTTCTGGTTGAACAGATTGGCGGAGCAGCCTGTCACACAGGTCATAAAAGCTGTTATTACCGTCAATGGAAGGAGGGGGCCCTGGTGGAAACTGATAAAGCCCTTTTTAATCCGGAAGAGGTCTATGGGAAGAGTCACTGACTCCTGCGAGTATAAAAGTATACTCGATAGGGCTTCCCAGAAATATAAAGAGAATCAGGACTACTTCAAGAAACTCAAAAAAGTAAAATCGGGTGTGGTCGATCCACCCATGAGGCATCTTCACTTTGAAGTATTTAAAGAAATTGATTGTTTAAAATGCAGCAACTGCTGCCGAGGAACGGGACCTTTATTGCGGGAGAGAGATATAAACAGACTCTCCCGCAGCCTTAAAATGAGACCCGGAAGTTTTACCGAAACCTACCTGAAGGTGGATGAAGAAGCAGACTACATTTTTAAGAATATGCCCTGCCCCTTTATTCAGAATGACAATCTCTGCATGGTTTATCAGGAAAGACCTGATGCCTGCCGTAATTTTCCTCACACAGACGGGATGTCCTTCAAAAAGTACAGCTCTCAAATGCTTGAGAATACCAGGATCTGCCCCGCAGTTTATCTCAGATTTGAGAGGATGAAAAAAGAGATTCCCCTATAAAGTCCGGCAGCAGATAAAACTCTATTATTTCTGAACGGTACGTCTGTTTCTTCTATAGGGATTGATCCTGTCAAAGGGTCCATTGGGGCTGATTTCGCTCCCCATAGGATGATAGACTCTCAATTCAAAGTGAAGGTGGGGTCCTGTGGACTTACCTGTGCTGCCGATTTTTCCGATATAATCACCAGCTTCAAGGACTGAATTTTCTTCCAGATCAATCTCGCTATCCATATGGGCATAAAAGCTGCTCCAGTATTTTGCCTTGGGGTAGAGTTCCAGGACATCGGGAATCAGTTCGTGCCGCACTTCAGCACTCCATCCATAGACCCAGTCGAAACCCGACTCCACAAGAGTTCCCTTGTAGACGGATTGAACAAAACCAGGTTGGCTTTCATCCCGTATAATCTCATTGTTATCCGTGATTTTAATGATGTTATCCAGATTGATCAGATCCACAGCCAGGTGGGGTTTGACACCACCGTAACCCAGGGGGGATAGACGATGTTCTATAAATCCGCTGGAAATCATAAAGACACTCTCAGCATCGCTGGCAGTCCCGGTATTGACGGGTAGAATCAATCCGGAAAAGACTGGTTGATAATGATTCATAGAGAGTCTGTTACTTCTGTCTGTCGCCATAAGTGTCTCTGCCTGATCATTGTTTTCAGGGAGACGTGACAGTTGATAAACCATCTCACCATAGGTGGCGGCTTCATCAATTCTGTCTGCCAGATACTCATAGGCCGTAGCCCGGGAACTGCTGGATCTGGGAAAGCGGGAAGCCAGCCAGCGAAGGTTCATTGAAGTCTGCTTCTTGTTGAACTCAAAAGCCTCTTTCTCCTGAAACACGACTTCTTTGAGATTGGCTAGTTCCAGATTGATGCGTCCCATTTCCGAGCTAAGGTCATCAATTGTTTCATTGCTTGACCGGGAGGTGGAGCTGATAATATCATTCATTGTCAATACAGTTTTCAGCATGCGGCCATACTGCATGGTAGATATAAAAAGAGATAAAAACAGTACAGCCATGACTAATCCAGCCGCAGACAAAGTGAAAACCCGGGCTGATTTATTTTTCAAAAGATTTGTAGCATCCAGAGAGTGAGTCCCTCTGGGAGCAACCGGGACGTCAAACCGGGGGGTTGTACCCTCTTTTATGCCTTCCAAACGCTCCAAGAGATCCAGAAGCTCAATGGTCAAAAGTTCGGAATCCAGAGAAGCTCCGTTCCTTCCT harbors:
- a CDS encoding UTP--glucose-1-phosphate uridylyltransferase, which translates into the protein MKKELLLTPEEEAELLQQGVDVILSLSILNDYNQGLAGRTPPEIPKGIPEIDGKAILDLKKSDFFLFSDDEISHFKQSYPEAASYLNPLKGQLSRADLIKAGTALLPRFAYGFLNGGSATSYGDIKKNRGFSPDLFDLYEEEFTRLSAHSRGKPKGVTPGFLQADGLAGPSYMELKLRSLLVLIKSYRDLTGKEGGDGIPFFQMTSVSNDEEVQEALHTYRESPWLKDLAASLNIPPFEAYTAMQPLITAYSHSSQGEPKQIFRNKESKFPFITLPGGHGQCFRVLKETWQKLYDKGTRFISLGNIDNLGYTLDPLELALLAIKDSPAGFDESYKTAVDVKGGILVVLKNDSLSCVDLGVGISFDEAAVLESSGKKILFNCGTGLFNLTWLLENIDRIVSDLPLRFSDQNKDAGLYSQAEQVTWEVIGMIKNPLIFAVDKYERFLAAKILLENMMTSGLKLDDPSFPHADKDLSLTARNLHRGLETLLRTQYGLTLKNNVWVPVESITNQGIKDD
- the hisI gene encoding phosphoribosyl-AMP cyclohydrolase, producing MIECPLDFEKTKGLIPVIVQDFESREILMQAYLNREAWDESVETSRGVYYSRSRQKLWRKGETSGHYQNLKEVRVDCDNDSVLFLVEQIGGAACHTGHKSCYYRQWKEGALVETDKALFNPEEVYGKSH
- a CDS encoding YkgJ family cysteine cluster protein translates to MGRVTDSCEYKSILDRASQKYKENQDYFKKLKKVKSGVVDPPMRHLHFEVFKEIDCLKCSNCCRGTGPLLRERDINRLSRSLKMRPGSFTETYLKVDEEADYIFKNMPCPFIQNDNLCMVYQERPDACRNFPHTDGMSFKKYSSQMLENTRICPAVYLRFERMKKEIPL
- a CDS encoding M23 family metallopeptidase, with the translated sequence MNISHSDSKAITITNRICHMVQLFLHGRSNCLIRKDDQTLINGESCTYSLSLSQIDDHTLVLDEQVLAFKGNRMTHRHWLFVNHDGWVMENAGRNGASLDSELLTIELLDLLERLEGIKEGTTPRFDVPVAPRGTHSLDATNLLKNKSARVFTLSAAGLVMAVLFLSLFISTMQYGRMLKTVLTMNDIISSTSRSSNETIDDLSSEMGRINLELANLKEVVFQEKEAFEFNKKQTSMNLRWLASRFPRSSSSRATAYEYLADRIDEAATYGEMVYQLSRLPENNDQAETLMATDRSNRLSMNHYQPVFSGLILPVNTGTASDAESVFMISSGFIEHRLSPLGYGGVKPHLAVDLINLDNIIKITDNNEIIRDESQPGFVQSVYKGTLVESGFDWVYGWSAEVRHELIPDVLELYPKAKYWSSFYAHMDSEIDLEENSVLEAGDYIGKIGSTGKSTGPHLHFELRVYHPMGSEISPNGPFDRINPYRRNRRTVQK